Proteins encoded by one window of Antechinus flavipes isolate AdamAnt ecotype Samford, QLD, Australia chromosome 4, AdamAnt_v2, whole genome shotgun sequence:
- the ARTN gene encoding artemin has protein sequence MMWRRKTPRDPPNRPAPLCQSRAGGALLLLLLLLPPPVLCSAGPRVPLIGALGAGAHSLPDAIPSTPKPLRGGRGPKPVLSPLLQGQAQAGARGKPGQRERVRGQSQGPRRAKLDCHLRTELVRVHELGLGHDSDELIRFQYCSGACPKVRSNHDISLAHLLRTGRLRLPAQPGRGSVRVLSHPCCRPTAYKAVSFMDVSNTWRTVDSLSAAACGCLG, from the exons ATGATGTGGAGAAGAAAGACCCCCAGGGACCCTCCCAACAGACCG GCACCCCTGTGTCAGAGCCGAGCCGGGGGGgccctcctgctgctgctgctgctgctgccgccccCCGTCCTCTGCAGCGCTGGGCCCAGGGTGCCCCTCATCGGAGCCCTTGGAGCCGGTGCCCACAGCCTGCCTG ATGCAATCCCAAGCACCCCCAAGCCTCTGAGAGGAGGTCGGGGGCCAAAGCCAGTGCTGTCGCCCCTGCTCCAAGGCCAGGCGCAGGCCGGGGCCCGGGGCAAGCCGGGCCAACGGGAGAGGGTCCGGGGCCAGAGCCAGGGCCCCCGGAGGGCGAAGCTCGATTGCCACCTGCGCACAGAGCTGGTGAGGGTGCACGAGCTGGGCCTGGGCCACGACTCGGACGAGCTGATCCGCTTCCAGTACTGCAGCGGGGCCTGCCCCAAGGTCCGCTCCAACCATGACATCAGCCTGGCGCACCTGCTGCGCACCGGCCGCCTGCGCCTCCCCGCCCAGCCCGGGAGGGGCTCCGTCCGGGTGCTCAGCCACCCCTGCTGCCGGCCCACGGCCTACAAGGCCGTCTCCTTCATGGACGTCAGCAACACCTGGAGGACGGTGGACAGCCTCTCTGCCGCCGCTTGTGGCTGCCTAGGCTGA